Within the Pelagovum pacificum genome, the region GAGGGAGAGGTCGTAGTCTGCTGACGGACCAAGCACCTGCACAGGCGCAGCCGGCAGCGTCAGACCGCGATCGAGCGCGGTGTCTAGGCGGGACGCGGACATGAATGCGGCGCGGCGGCGCCTATTCCTTTTCCATGGTGCATTGCAGCGGGTGCTGGTTGCGCTGTGCGAAATCCATCACCTGCGCGACCTTGGTCTCTGCGATCTCGAACGAGAAGACGCCGACCACGGCGACACCCTTCTTGTGCACGGTGAGCATCAGCTCGAACGCCTGCGAATGCGTCAGGCCGAAGAACCGCTCGAGCACATGAACGACGAATTCCATCGGGGTATAGTCGTCGTTGAGGATAAGCACCTTGTAGAGCGGCGGCCGCTTCGTTTTCGGACGCGTGTCCAGCTTGACGCCGGTATCCCCGTCGTCGCCGTTTCCGCCCGCCATCATGTAGAAGTCCGCCAACATCCGTAAATCGGATCCCTGCTTTCGGTTCGTTCTCGTGAAGCCCATAATATATGAGGGCGTCCCCGCATGAAAAGGGGCCGGACCGGGAGAATTCAATGGACTGGCTGATCGGCTTCGATGCGGACGATACGCTTTGGCACAATGAGCGTTTTTTCCGCATGACGCAGGAGCACTTCGCGGAGCTGCTCTC harbors:
- the clpS gene encoding ATP-dependent Clp protease adapter ClpS, producing the protein MLADFYMMAGGNGDDGDTGVKLDTRPKTKRPPLYKVLILNDDYTPMEFVVHVLERFFGLTHSQAFELMLTVHKKGVAVVGVFSFEIAETKVAQVMDFAQRNQHPLQCTMEKE